In one Hymenobacter sp. DG25B genomic region, the following are encoded:
- a CDS encoding ATP-binding protein: MQESEKKYRRYIEASQDCLVTLNLEGAIMDSNEAAVMLTGVERNALVGADFSAFFTEPELVRNTYREAMGQGVVRNVPFTIRHASGTLTEVLLDGFVHKNEQGAVLGAVLVAREAAGKTWAAELGIANKELAFQLNEKEKRADELSIANQELAFQNEEKEKRAQELRVANKELAFQNDEKEKRAQELSIANTELAFQNDEKEKRAAELVLANTELAFQNDEKVKRAAELRVANYARGLIEASRDPLVTISPEGKITDMNQATVKITGMPRAQLIGSDFFVYFTDPQMAREVYQEVFAKGAVADSPLTLRHKNGKLTDVLFNGSVYKNDEGQVLGVVIVARDVTDQKRIATELIEARFAAERATVLAEEAQAKAESAVKAKQQFLSNMSHEIRTPMNAIIGFTKVLLSTELTDKQREYLTAIKLSGDTLIVLINDILDLAKVDAGKMTFEQLPFKLAASVSAMVHLFETKIQEKNLALVMDYDAKIPEVLLGDPVRLHQIILNLVSNAVKFTSEGAITVGVRMLVQDQEKVILEFSVTDTGIGIEEAKLSTVFDDFQQATSGTSRLYGGTGLGLAIVKNLVEPQGGTIHVKSTVGVGSTFSFILSFGKTSEKVDAESGLILEREAGFQDVRILVVEDIALNQLLMKTLLEDFGFAMDVAGNGKIALEKLRTTRYDIVLMDLQMPVMNGFEATEHIRQELRLNVPIIALTADVTTVDVQKCKAVGMNDYISKPIDDKLLYSKIIKYLKLAGADQTAGAAVESPTTQAENCVNFNYLKRITKSDARMAEMIGLYLQEIPQLVQTMKQAIAEKDWPGLKGATHSIIPTFATMGMNPELEGMAKALQEQADRLIATGEGAGAEAMAGLLFMFSKIEAACSLAAQELQAKLRTLVPPPALA; the protein is encoded by the coding sequence ATGCAGGAAAGCGAAAAAAAATATCGGCGGTATATCGAAGCCAGCCAGGATTGCTTAGTCACGCTTAATCTGGAGGGCGCCATCATGGACAGCAATGAGGCCGCCGTTATGCTGACAGGCGTGGAACGCAACGCCCTGGTGGGGGCTGATTTTTCCGCCTTTTTTACGGAGCCGGAATTGGTAAGGAATACCTACCGGGAGGCAATGGGGCAGGGCGTGGTTCGAAACGTGCCCTTCACCATCCGCCACGCCAGCGGCACTTTGACGGAGGTTTTATTGGACGGCTTCGTGCATAAGAACGAGCAGGGCGCGGTTCTGGGCGCGGTGTTAGTAGCCCGGGAAGCGGCCGGGAAGACCTGGGCTGCCGAGTTGGGTATTGCCAACAAGGAACTGGCTTTTCAGCTCAACGAAAAGGAAAAACGCGCCGACGAGCTCAGCATTGCCAACCAGGAGCTAGCGTTCCAGAATGAGGAAAAAGAGAAGCGGGCCCAGGAGCTGCGGGTAGCCAACAAAGAACTGGCTTTTCAGAATGACGAGAAGGAAAAGCGGGCCCAGGAATTAAGTATTGCCAACACCGAGTTGGCATTCCAGAACGACGAGAAGGAGAAGCGCGCGGCCGAGCTGGTCCTGGCCAACACTGAACTGGCCTTTCAGAACGATGAGAAAGTAAAGCGGGCCGCCGAGCTGCGCGTGGCTAACTATGCCCGCGGTCTGATTGAAGCCAGCCGCGACCCGCTGGTGACCATTAGTCCGGAAGGTAAAATCACCGACATGAACCAAGCCACGGTGAAAATTACCGGGATGCCCCGGGCACAACTGATTGGGTCCGATTTCTTCGTGTACTTCACCGACCCGCAGATGGCGCGCGAGGTGTATCAGGAAGTATTTGCCAAGGGCGCGGTGGCCGATTCACCTCTCACCCTGCGCCACAAAAACGGCAAGCTCACCGACGTGCTCTTCAATGGGTCCGTCTATAAGAACGACGAGGGCCAGGTGCTGGGCGTGGTGATTGTGGCCCGGGATGTGACCGACCAAAAGCGCATTGCCACCGAGCTGATTGAAGCCCGATTCGCGGCCGAGCGTGCTACCGTGCTGGCCGAAGAGGCCCAGGCCAAAGCGGAAAGCGCGGTAAAAGCCAAGCAGCAGTTTCTCAGCAACATGAGCCACGAAATTCGGACGCCCATGAATGCCATTATCGGCTTTACGAAAGTACTGCTCAGTACGGAACTGACGGATAAGCAAAGGGAATACCTGACGGCCATTAAGCTCAGCGGCGATACGCTGATTGTGCTCATCAACGACATTCTGGATCTGGCCAAAGTGGATGCGGGCAAAATGACGTTTGAGCAACTTCCGTTCAAGCTCGCAGCGTCGGTATCGGCCATGGTGCACCTGTTCGAAACCAAGATTCAGGAAAAGAACCTGGCCCTGGTGATGGACTACGACGCCAAAATCCCGGAGGTGCTGCTGGGTGACCCCGTGCGGCTGCACCAGATTATTCTCAACCTGGTGAGCAATGCCGTGAAGTTCACCAGCGAAGGCGCTATTACGGTGGGGGTGCGCATGCTGGTGCAGGACCAGGAAAAAGTCATCCTGGAGTTTTCGGTGACCGACACGGGCATTGGCATTGAAGAAGCCAAGCTGAGCACGGTGTTTGACGACTTCCAGCAGGCCACCAGCGGCACCAGCCGCCTGTACGGCGGCACAGGCCTGGGCCTGGCCATTGTTAAAAACCTGGTGGAGCCCCAGGGCGGCACCATTCACGTGAAAAGCACGGTAGGCGTGGGCTCCACGTTTAGCTTTATCCTGAGCTTTGGCAAAACGAGCGAAAAAGTGGATGCTGAATCGGGGTTGATCCTGGAGCGGGAAGCCGGGTTCCAGGACGTCCGGATTCTGGTGGTGGAAGACATTGCCCTGAACCAGCTGCTGATGAAGACGCTGCTGGAAGACTTCGGCTTTGCGATGGATGTGGCGGGCAACGGGAAAATAGCCCTGGAGAAGCTGCGCACCACCCGTTACGACATTGTGCTCATGGACTTGCAAATGCCCGTGATGAACGGGTTTGAGGCCACGGAACACATACGCCAGGAACTGCGCCTGAACGTGCCCATCATTGCCCTGACGGCTGACGTGACGACCGTGGATGTGCAGAAGTGCAAGGCCGTAGGCATGAACGACTACATCTCCAAACCCATTGATGACAAGCTGCTTTACAGCAAAATTATCAAGTATCTGAAGCTGGCTGGCGCTGACCAAACCGCCGGAGCCGCTGTGGAAAGCCCCACCACACAGGCCGAGAACTGCGTCAACTTCAATTATTTGAAACGGATAACCAAAAGTGATGCGCGCATGGCTGAAATGATAGGCCTCTACCTGCAGGAAATTCCCCAGCTGGTGCAAACCATGAAGCAGGCTATTGCCGAAAAAGACTGGCCAGGTTTAAAAGGCGCCACGCATTCCATCATTCCCACGTTTGCCACCATGGGGATGAACCCTGAACTGGAGGGCATGGCTAAAGCCCTCCAGGAGCAGGCGGACCGTTTGATTGCCACCGGAGAAGGGGCCGGCGCGGAAGCAATGGCCGGGCTCCTGTTTATGTTTTCCAAGATTGAGGCGGCCTGCAGCCTGGCGGCCCAGGAACTGCAGGCGAAGCTGCGCACACTGGTTCCTCCGCCTGCCCTGGCGTAG
- a CDS encoding glyoxalase has protein sequence MPSQALSIRPFIGASDFAVSRSFYRAFGFTEIVLSPVMSYFGLQGVGFYLQDAYVQDWVDNTMLFLEVADVEQYWAELAALDLPGKYEGVRILPVRQEAWGKEGFVHDPSGILWHIGEFNKSQ, from the coding sequence ATGCCCTCACAAGCCCTTTCCATCCGTCCTTTTATCGGAGCCAGCGACTTCGCCGTTTCGCGAAGCTTCTACCGCGCATTCGGTTTCACTGAAATAGTGCTCTCACCCGTTATGTCGTATTTCGGGCTACAGGGCGTAGGCTTTTACCTGCAGGATGCATACGTGCAAGATTGGGTGGATAACACCATGCTGTTTCTGGAGGTAGCGGATGTGGAGCAGTATTGGGCTGAACTAGCGGCACTAGACTTACCCGGCAAGTACGAGGGCGTACGAATTCTGCCTGTTCGGCAGGAAGCCTGGGGTAAGGAGGGTTTCGTCCACGACCCCTCCGGCATCCTGTGGCATATCGGCGAGTTTAACAAAAGCCAGTAG